From Micromonospora sp. NBC_01699, a single genomic window includes:
- a CDS encoding flavin reductase family protein, which yields MDVQAKPSSTAETQLLRSCFSAYATGVTVVTVGGDAPHGMTANSFTTVSLDPPLVLVCVGRQAIMHGLLAETGTFAISVLAAEQEGVARFFADKRRPLGAEQFEAVDWVPGQITGAPLIRGALAHFECKLRAGYDGGDHTIFVGELLSLDRHLDDKALLFHLGRFHQFDSE from the coding sequence GTGGATGTTCAGGCAAAACCGTCCTCGACGGCCGAGACCCAACTGCTCCGCAGTTGCTTCAGCGCGTACGCCACCGGCGTCACGGTGGTGACCGTCGGTGGCGACGCGCCGCACGGCATGACCGCCAACTCGTTCACGACGGTGTCGCTGGACCCGCCGCTGGTGCTCGTGTGCGTGGGTCGGCAGGCCATCATGCACGGGCTGCTCGCCGAGACCGGCACGTTCGCGATCTCGGTCCTTGCCGCGGAGCAGGAGGGGGTGGCGCGGTTCTTCGCCGACAAGCGCCGCCCCCTGGGCGCGGAGCAGTTCGAGGCGGTGGACTGGGTACCCGGCCAGATCACCGGCGCGCCGCTGATCCGCGGCGCGCTGGCGCACTTCGAGTGCAAGCTGCGGGCAGGTTACGACGGTGGCGACCACACCATCTTCGTCGGCGAACTGCTGTCGCTGGACCGGCATCTGGACGACAAGGCCCTGCTGTTCCACCTGGGCAGGTTCCATCAGTTCGACTCCGAGTGA
- a CDS encoding cytochrome P450 → MTTLDRARRVPPGPPRSSAMRMLAVMNRDRLGMMTDAAAAYGDAVRIPVGPKSLYFFNHPEYAKHVLADNSANYHKGIGLVHARRALGDGLLTSEGALWRKQRSVIQPAFQSKRIAAQAGAIGLEAAALVERLRAYEGRGPVDVVKEMTGLTLGVLGRTLLDADLGAFSEIGASFGTVQDQAMFELATLSAVPTWIPLPTQLRFRKARRELQRIVDQLVDERRASTEDRDDVLSRLIISAGQEVDPRVGRERLRDELVTLLLAGHETTASTLTWSLYLIDKHPQVWERMHAEAVAVLGDRPPTYEDLRGLTYTAMVVEEVMRLYPPVWLLPRKALQDDEVGGFHVPAGADVLVCTYTLHRHPEFWESPEKFDPERFDPARSGDRPRYAYIPFGAGPRFCVGNHLGMMEAAFVLAMLARDLRLVKAPEHEVVAEPMLSLRMRDGLPMTVRSVR, encoded by the coding sequence ATGACAACCCTGGATCGAGCACGGCGGGTTCCGCCCGGGCCACCGCGCAGTTCCGCGATGCGGATGCTCGCGGTGATGAACCGGGACCGGCTGGGCATGATGACCGACGCGGCCGCGGCCTACGGCGACGCGGTCCGCATACCGGTCGGACCGAAGTCCCTCTACTTCTTCAACCACCCCGAGTACGCCAAACACGTGCTCGCCGACAACAGTGCTAACTACCACAAGGGCATCGGTCTGGTGCACGCCCGGCGGGCGCTCGGCGACGGGCTGCTGACCAGCGAGGGTGCGCTCTGGCGCAAGCAGCGTTCGGTGATCCAGCCGGCGTTCCAGAGCAAGCGGATCGCCGCCCAGGCCGGGGCGATCGGGCTGGAGGCCGCGGCCCTCGTCGAACGCCTGCGGGCGTACGAGGGCCGCGGGCCGGTCGACGTGGTCAAGGAGATGACCGGACTGACCCTGGGGGTGCTCGGGCGTACGTTGCTCGACGCCGACCTGGGTGCGTTCAGCGAAATCGGCGCCTCGTTCGGCACGGTCCAGGACCAGGCCATGTTCGAGCTGGCGACGCTGAGCGCGGTGCCGACCTGGATCCCGCTGCCGACCCAGCTCCGGTTCCGTAAGGCGCGGCGGGAGCTGCAACGGATCGTCGACCAGTTGGTCGACGAACGCCGGGCGAGCACCGAGGACCGCGACGACGTCCTGTCCCGGCTGATCATCTCGGCCGGGCAGGAGGTCGACCCCCGGGTCGGTCGGGAGCGGCTGCGCGACGAGCTGGTTACCCTGCTGCTCGCCGGGCACGAGACGACGGCGAGCACGTTGACCTGGAGTCTCTACCTGATCGACAAGCATCCGCAGGTGTGGGAGCGGATGCACGCCGAGGCGGTCGCGGTGCTCGGCGACCGGCCGCCGACCTACGAGGACCTGCGGGGGCTGACGTACACGGCGATGGTGGTGGAGGAGGTCATGCGCCTCTACCCGCCGGTCTGGCTGCTGCCGCGCAAGGCGTTGCAGGACGACGAGGTCGGCGGGTTCCATGTGCCGGCCGGGGCGGATGTGCTGGTGTGTACGTACACGCTGCACCGCCACCCCGAGTTCTGGGAGTCGCCGGAGAAGTTCGACCCGGAGCGGTTCGACCCGGCCCGGTCCGGGGACCGACCGCGGTACGCGTACATCCCGTTCGGCGCCGGGCCCCGGTTCTGCGTCGGCAACCACCTGGGCATGATGGAGGCGGCCTTCGTACTCGCCATGCTGGCCCGGGACCTGCGACTGGTGAAGGCTCCGGAGCACGAGGTGGTGGCCGAGCCGATGCTGTCGCTGCGGATGCGCGACGGACTGCCGATGACGGTACGTAGCGTGCGCTGA
- a CDS encoding acyl-CoA thioesterase yields MEMHYEYRHTVGFEETNIVGNVYYVNYLRWQGRCREMFLKERAPEVLDDLRDDLKLFTLKVDCEFFAEITAFDELSIRMRLVELAQTQVQFGFDYVRLDPGGGETLIARGNQRVACMRGPNTRTLPARVPESLVRALEPYVLAASRA; encoded by the coding sequence ATGGAGATGCACTACGAGTACCGGCACACGGTGGGTTTCGAGGAAACCAACATCGTCGGGAACGTGTACTACGTCAACTACCTGCGGTGGCAGGGGCGGTGCCGGGAGATGTTCCTGAAGGAGCGGGCCCCGGAGGTGCTGGACGACCTGCGCGACGACCTGAAGCTGTTCACGCTGAAGGTGGACTGCGAGTTCTTCGCCGAGATCACCGCGTTCGACGAGCTGTCGATCCGGATGCGGCTGGTCGAGCTGGCCCAGACCCAGGTCCAGTTCGGGTTCGACTATGTCCGGCTGGATCCGGGCGGGGGCGAGACCCTGATCGCCCGGGGCAACCAACGGGTGGCGTGCATGCGTGGCCCGAACACCCGTACTCTCCCGGCCCGAGTGCCGGAATCCCTGGTCCGAGCGCTGGAGCCGTACGTGCTCGCGGCGTCTCGGGCCTGA